The proteins below are encoded in one region of Meriones unguiculatus strain TT.TT164.6M chromosome 18, Bangor_MerUng_6.1, whole genome shotgun sequence:
- the Madd gene encoding MAP kinase-activating death domain protein isoform X24 produces MVQKKFCPRLLDYLVIVGARHPSSDSVAQTPELLRRYPLEDHPEFPLPPDVVFFCQPEGCLSVRQRRASLRDDTSFVFTLTDKDTGVTRYGICVNFYRSFQKRAPKEKAESGAAPRGKEGPHAPCASEELAPASSEGTSTLQPPGADSTPDVSQSPRGKRRAKAGSRSRNSTLTSLCVLSHHPFFSAFRECLYTLKRLVDCCSERLLGKKPGIPRGVQRDTMWRIFTGSLLVEEKSSALLHDLREIEAWIYRLLRSPVPVSGQKRVDIEVLPPELQPALTFALPDPSRFTLVDFPLHLPLELLGVDACLQVLTCILLEHKVVLQSRDYNALSMSVMAFVAMIYPLEYMFPVIPLLPTCMASAEQLLLAPTPYIIGVPASFFLYKLDFKMPDDVWLVDLDSNRVIAPTNAEVLPILPEPESIELKKHLKQALASMSLNTQPILNLEKFHEGQEIPLLLGRPSSDLQSTPSTEFNPLIYGNDVDSVDVATRVAMVRFFNSANVLQGFQMHTRTLRLFPRPVVAFQAGSFLASRPRQTPFAEKLARTQAVEYFGEWTLNPTNYAFQRIHNNMFDPALIGDKPKWYAHQLQPIRYRVYDGNSQLAEALSVPPEHDSESDPTDDSGSDSMEYDDSSSSYSSLGDFVSEMMKCDINGDTPNVDPLTHAALGDASEVEIDELQTQKEGEEPGPDSENSQENPPLRSSSSTTASSSPSTVIHGAHSEPAESTEMDDKAAPGSSKPLPPVPPSICRSTVDRRQTETGEGAQKLLRPNSLKLASDSDAESDSRASSPNSTVSNTSTEGFGGIMSFASSLYRNHSTSFSLSNLALPTKGAREKSTPFPSLKGNRRALVDQKSSVIKHSPTVKREPPSPQGRSSNSSENQQFLKEVVHSVLDGQGVGWLNMKKVRRLLESEQLRVFVLSKLNRAVQSEDDARQDVIQDVEISRKVYKGMLDLLKCTVLSLEQSYAHAGLGGMASIFALLEIAQTHYYSKEPDKRKRSPTENVNTPVGKDPGLAGRGDPKAMAQLRVPQLGPRAPSATGKGPKELDTRSLKEENFVASVGQEVIKPAFDLGETEEKRSQVSADSGVSLTSASQRTDPDSVISVSPAVMIRSSSQDSEVSTVVSNSSGETLGADSDLSSTAGDGPGGEGSAHLASSRATLSDSEIETNSATSTIFGKAHSLKPKEKLAGSPVRSSEDVSQRVYLYEGLLGRDKGSMWDQLEDAAMETFSISKERSTLWDQMQFWEDAFLDAVMLEREGMGMDQGPQEMIDRYLSLGEHDRKRLEDDEDRLLATLLHNLISYMLLMKVNKNDIRKKVRRLMGKSHIGLVYSQQINEVLDQLTNLNGRDLSIRSSGSRHMKKQTFVVHAGTDTNGDIFFMEVCDDCVVLRSNIGTVYERWWYEKLINMTYCPKTKVLCLWRRNGSETQLNKFYTKKCRELYYCVKDSMERAAARQQSIKPGPELGGEFPVQDMKTGEGGLLQVTLEGINLKFMHNQVFIELNHIKKCNTVRGVFVLEEFVPEIKEVVSHKYKTPMAHEICYSVLCLFSYVAAVRSSEEELRTPPRPVSS; encoded by the exons ATGGTGCAAAAGAAGTTCTGCCCTCGGTTACTTGACTACCTAGTGATCGTAGGGGCGAG GCACCCGAGCAGCGACAGCGTGGCTCAGACTCCTGAGCTGCTGCGGCGGTACCCGCTGGAGGATCACCCCGAGTTCCCCCTGCCCCCGGATGTGGTGTTCTTCTGCCAGCCCGAGGGCTGCCTGAGTGTGCGGCAGCGGCGCGCCAGCCTGCGGGACGACACGTCCTTCGTCTTCACCCTGACCGACAAGGACACGGGAGTCACCCGCTACGGCATCTGCGTCAACTTCTACCGTTCCTTCCAGAAGCGAGCGCCAAAGGAAAAGGCGGAGAGCGGAGCGGCCCCCCGCGGGAAGGAAGGGCCCCATGCCCCCTGTGCCTCGGAAGAACTTGCCCCTGCGAGCTCCGAGGGCACCTCGACCTTGCAGCCTCCTGGTGCTGACTCCACCCCCGACGTGAGCCAGTCTCCTCGGGGCAAACGCCGGGCCAAAGCTGGCAGTCGCTCCCGCAACAGCACCCTGACGTCCCTGTGCGTGCTGAGCCACCACCCCTTCTTCTCTGCCTTCAGAGAGTGTCTGTACACTCTCAAACGTCTGGTAGACTGCTGCAGTGAACGGCTGCTGGGCAAGAAGCCGGGCATCCCTCGGGGGGTACAGAG GGACACCATGTGGCGAATCTTTACTGGATCGCTGCTAGTGGAGGAGAAGTCCAGTGCCCTTCTGCACGACCTCCGAGAGATTGAGGCCTGGATCTACCGGTTGCTACGCTCCCCAGTACCTGTCTCTGGGCAGAAGCGAGTGGACATCGAGGTCCTTCCCCCGGAACTGCAGCCGGCCCTGACGTTTGCTCTTCCCGACCCCTCTCGATTCACCCTAGTGGATTTCCCGCTTCATCTTCCCTTGGAACTTCTGGGTGTGGACGCTTGTCTTCAGGTGCTAACTTGCATCCTGTTGGAGCATAAG GTGGTGCTTCAGTCCCGAGACTACAATGCTCTCTCCATGTCTGTGATGGCGTTTGTGGCAATGATCTACCCCCTGGAGTACATGTTCCCAGTCATTCCACTGCTGCCCACCTGCATGGCGTCGGCAGAGCAG CTACTCTTGGCTCCAACCCCATACATCATTGGAGTTCCTGCCAGCTTCTTCCTCTACAAACTAGACTTCAAAATGCCCGATGACGTGTGGCTAGTGGATCTGGACAGTAATAGG GTGATTGCCCCCACCAATGCGGAAGTGCTACCCATCCTGCCAGAACCAGAATCAATAGAGCTgaaaaaacacttaaagcag GCCCTGGCTAGCATGAGTCTCAACACCCAGCCCATCCTTAATCTGGAGAAATTCCATGAGGGCCAGGAGATCCCGCTTCTCTTGGGAAGGCCTTCTAGTGACCTTCAGTCCACGCCTTCAACGGAATTCAATCCACTCATTTATGGCAATGATGTCGATTCAGTCGATGTTGCAACGAG AGTGGCCATGGTACGTTTCTTCAACTCTGCTAACGTGCTGCAGGGCTTTCAGATGCACACACGTACCCTTCGACTCTTTCCCCGGCCTGTGGTCGCTTTCCAAGCTGGCTCCTTTCTGGCCTCACGTCCCCGGCAGACTCCCTTTGCTGAGAAACTGGCCAGGACTCAAGCTGTGGAGTACTTTGGAGAATGGACCCTGAACCCCACTAACTATGCCTTTCAGCGGATTCACAACA ATATGTTTGATCCAGCTCTTATTGGAGACAAGCCAAAGTGGTATGCTCACCAGCTGCAGCCCATCCGTTATCGAGTCTATGATGGCAATTCTCAGCTGGCTGAGGCCCTGAGTGTGCCCCCCGAGCATGATTCTGAATCTGACCCCACTGATGACAG TGGCAGCGATAGCATGGAGTATGATGACTCAAGCTCTTcttactcctcccttggggactTTGTCAGTGAAATGATGAAATGTGACATCAACGGTGATACTCCCA ATGTGGACCCTCTGACACATGCAGCCCTTGGAGATGCCAGTGAGGTGGAGATTGATGAGCTGCAGAcccagaaggagggagaggagcctGGTCCAGACAGCGAGAACTCTCAGGAAAATCCTCCGCTGCGCTCCAGCTCCAGCACCACTGCCAGCAGCAGCCCAAGCACAGTCATCCACGGTGCCCACTCT GAACCTGCTGAGTCTACAGAAATGGATGATAAGGCAGCACCAGGCAGctccaagcccctccctcccGTGCCTCCCAGCATTTGCAGATCTACTGTGGACAGGAGACAGACTGAGACTGGAGAGGG GGCTCAAAAGCTGCTGCGGCCCAACAGCTTGAAACTGGCAAGTGACTCAGACGCAGAGTCAGACTCCCGAGCAAGCTCTCCCAACTCCACTGTCTCCAACACCAGCACCGAGGGCTTTGGGGGCATCATGTCTTTTGCTA GCAGCCTGTATCGGAACCACAGTACGAGCTTCAGTCTTTCAAACCTCGCACTGCCCACCAAAGGAGCCCGAGAGAAGAGTACACCGTTCCCCAGTCTGAAAG GAAACAGGAGGGCCTTGGTGGACCAGAAGTCATCTGTCATTAAACACAGCCCAACCGTCAAAAGAGAACCTCCGTCCCCTCAGGGCCGGTCCAGCAATTCTAG CGAGAACCAGCAGTTCCTGAAGGAAGTGGTACACAGTGTGCTGGATGGCCAGGGAGTAGGCTGGCTCAATATGAAGAAAGTACGCCGGCTGCTGGAGAGTGAGCAGCTTCGGGTCTTCGTACTGAGCAAGCTGAACCGCGCAGTGCAGTCCGAGGACGACGCCCGGCAGGATGTCATCCAAGACGTG GAGATCAGTCGGAAGGTGTACAAGGGGATGCTAGACCTCCTGAAGTGCACAGTCCTCAGCCTCGAGCAGTCCTATGCCCACGCAGGTCTGGGCGGCATGGCCAGCATCTTTGCACTTTTGGAGATTGCCCAGACCCACTACTATAGTAAAG AACCAGACAAGCGGAAGAGAAGTCCAACAGAGAATGTAAATACCCCAGTTGGCAAAGATCCTGGTCTGGCTGGGCGGGGGGACCCAAAGGCTATGGCCCAGCTAAGGGTCCCTCAGCTGGGTCCTCGGGCACCAAGTGCTACAGGAAAGGGTCCTAAAGAACTGGATACCAGAAGCTTAAAGGAAGAGAATTTTGTAGCATCGGTTG GGCAAGAGGTGATCAAGCCTGCCTTTGACCTTGGTGAGACAGAAGAGAAAAGGTCCCAGGTCAGCGCAGACAGCGGTGTGAGCCtgacctctgcttcccag AGGACTGATCCAGACTCTGTCATCAGTGTGAGTCCAGCTGTTATGATCCGCAGCTCCAGTCAGGATTCTGAAGTTAGCACCGTG gtgagTAATAGTTCTGGAGAGACGCTCGGAGCAGACAGCGACCTGAGCAGCACGGCAGGTGACGGGCCAGGAGGAGAAGGCAGTGCCCACTTGGCGAGTTCTCGAGCCACTCTGTCTGATAGCGAAATCGAAACCAATTCCGCCACAAGCACCATCTTT GGTAAAGCTCATAGCTTGAAGCCAAAGGAGAAGCTGGCAGGCAGTCCAGTCCGCTCTTCCGAAGACGTAAGCCAGCGAGTCTATCTCTACGAGGGACTGCTAG GAAGGGACAAAGGATCGATGTGGGACCAGTTAGAGGATGCTGCTATGGAGACCTTTTCTATAA GCAAAGAGCGTTCTACTTTATGGGACCAAATGCAGTTCTGGGAAGATGCATTCTTAGATGCTGTGATGTTGGAAAGAGAAGGGATGGGTATGGACCAGGGTCCTCAGGAAATGATTGACAG GTACCTGTCCCTAGGAGAGCATGACCGGAAGCGCCTGGAGGATGATGAAGACCGCTTGCTGGCCACACTGTTACACAACCTCATCTCCTATATGCTCCTGATGAAG GTGAACAAGAACGACATCAGGAAGAAAGTACGGCGCCTAATGGGAAAGTCCCACATTGGGCTGGTATACAGCCAACAAATCAATGAGGTGCTTGATCAGCTGACGAACCTG AACGGGCGTGACCTCTCTATCCGCTCCAGCGGCAGCCGGCACATGAAGAAGCAGACATTTGTTGTGCATGCGGGGACGGACACAAATGGAGATATCTTTTTCATGGAA GTGTGTGATGACTGTGTGGTGTTACGCAGTAACATTGGGACTGTGTATGAGCGCTGGTGGTATGAGAAGCTCATCAACATGACCTACTGTCCCAAGACCAAGGTCTTGTGTTTGTGGCGTAGGAACGGCTCTGAGACCCAGCTCAACAAGTTCTATACCAAGAAG TGTCGAGAGCTGTACTACTGCGTGAAGGACAGCATGGAGCGGGCCGCTGCCAGACAACAGAGCATCAAGCCCG GACCTGAACTAGGTGGTGAGTTCCCTGTGCAGGACATGAAGACTGGAGAGGGTGGCTTGCTCCAAGTCACCCTGGAAGGGATCAATCTCAAGTTCATGCACAACCAG GTTTTCATAGAGCTGAATCACATTAAAAAGTGCAATACAGTTCGAGGCGTCTTTGTCCTGGAAGAATTTG TTCCTGAAATTAAAGAAGTGGTGAGCCACAAGTACAAGACACCAATG GCCCACGAGATCTGCTACTCTGTGTTGTGTCTCTTCTCATATGTGGCTGCAGTCCGTAGCAGCGAAGAAGAACTCCGAACCCCACCTCGGCCTGTCTCTAGCTGA
- the Madd gene encoding MAP kinase-activating death domain protein isoform X21 codes for MVQKKFCPRLLDYLVIVGARHPSSDSVAQTPELLRRYPLEDHPEFPLPPDVVFFCQPEGCLSVRQRRASLRDDTSFVFTLTDKDTGVTRYGICVNFYRSFQKRAPKEKAESGAAPRGKEGPHAPCASEELAPASSEGTSTLQPPGADSTPDVSQSPRGKRRAKAGSRSRNSTLTSLCVLSHHPFFSAFRECLYTLKRLVDCCSERLLGKKPGIPRGVQRDTMWRIFTGSLLVEEKSSALLHDLREIEAWIYRLLRSPVPVSGQKRVDIEVLPPELQPALTFALPDPSRFTLVDFPLHLPLELLGVDACLQVLTCILLEHKVVLQSRDYNALSMSVMAFVAMIYPLEYMFPVIPLLPTCMASAEQLLLAPTPYIIGVPASFFLYKLDFKMPDDVWLVDLDSNRVIAPTNAEVLPILPEPESIELKKHLKQALASMSLNTQPILNLEKFHEGQEIPLLLGRPSSDLQSTPSTEFNPLIYGNDVDSVDVATRVAMVRFFNSANVLQGFQMHTRTLRLFPRPVVAFQAGSFLASRPRQTPFAEKLARTQAVEYFGEWTLNPTNYAFQRIHNNMFDPALIGDKPKWYAHQLQPIRYRVYDGNSQLAEALSVPPEHDSESDPTDDSGSDSMEYDDSSSSYSSLGDFVSEMMKCDINGDTPNVDPLTHAALGDASEVEIDELQTQKEGEEPGPDSENSQENPPLRSSSSTTASSSPSTVIHGAHSEPAESTEMDDKAAPGSSKPLPPVPPSICRSTVDRRQTETGEGSVCQRTYDNPHFEPQYGSPPEEDDDEQGESYTPRFSQHVSGHRAQKLLRPNSLKLASDSDAESDSRASSPNSTVSNTSTEGFGGIMSFASSLYRNHSTSFSLSNLALPTKGAREKSTPFPSLKVFGLNTLMEIVTEAGPGSGEGNRRALVDQKSSVIKHSPTVKREPPSPQGRSSNSSENQQFLKEVVHSVLDGQGVGWLNMKKVRRLLESEQLRVFVLSKLNRAVQSEDDARQDVIQDVEISRKVYKGMLDLLKCTVLSLEQSYAHAGLGGMASIFALLEIAQTHYYSKEPDKRKRSPTENVNTPVGKDPGLAGRGDPKAMAQLRVPQLGPRAPSATGKGPKELDTRSLKEENFVASVELWNKHQEVKKQKALEKQRQEVIKPAFDLGETEEKRSQVSADSGVSLTSASQRTDPDSVISVSPAVMIRSSSQDSEVSTVVSNSSGETLGADSDLSSTAGDGPGGEGSAHLASSRATLSDSEIETNSATSTIFGKAHSLKPKEKLAGSPVRSSEDVSQRVYLYEGLLGRDKGSMWDQLEDAAMETFSISKERSTLWDQMQFWEDAFLDAVMLEREGMGMDQGPQEMIDRYLSLGEHDRKRLEDDEDRLLATLLHNLISYMLLMKVNKNDIRKKVRRLMGKSHIGLVYSQQINEVLDQLTNLNGRDLSIRSSGSRHMKKQTFVVHAGTDTNGDIFFMEVCDDCVVLRSNIGTVYERWWYEKLINMTYCPKTKVLCLWRRNGSETQLNKFYTKKCRELYYCVKDSMERAAARQQSIKPGPELGGEFPVQDMKTGEGGLLQVTLEGINLKFMHNQFLKLKKW; via the exons ATGGTGCAAAAGAAGTTCTGCCCTCGGTTACTTGACTACCTAGTGATCGTAGGGGCGAG GCACCCGAGCAGCGACAGCGTGGCTCAGACTCCTGAGCTGCTGCGGCGGTACCCGCTGGAGGATCACCCCGAGTTCCCCCTGCCCCCGGATGTGGTGTTCTTCTGCCAGCCCGAGGGCTGCCTGAGTGTGCGGCAGCGGCGCGCCAGCCTGCGGGACGACACGTCCTTCGTCTTCACCCTGACCGACAAGGACACGGGAGTCACCCGCTACGGCATCTGCGTCAACTTCTACCGTTCCTTCCAGAAGCGAGCGCCAAAGGAAAAGGCGGAGAGCGGAGCGGCCCCCCGCGGGAAGGAAGGGCCCCATGCCCCCTGTGCCTCGGAAGAACTTGCCCCTGCGAGCTCCGAGGGCACCTCGACCTTGCAGCCTCCTGGTGCTGACTCCACCCCCGACGTGAGCCAGTCTCCTCGGGGCAAACGCCGGGCCAAAGCTGGCAGTCGCTCCCGCAACAGCACCCTGACGTCCCTGTGCGTGCTGAGCCACCACCCCTTCTTCTCTGCCTTCAGAGAGTGTCTGTACACTCTCAAACGTCTGGTAGACTGCTGCAGTGAACGGCTGCTGGGCAAGAAGCCGGGCATCCCTCGGGGGGTACAGAG GGACACCATGTGGCGAATCTTTACTGGATCGCTGCTAGTGGAGGAGAAGTCCAGTGCCCTTCTGCACGACCTCCGAGAGATTGAGGCCTGGATCTACCGGTTGCTACGCTCCCCAGTACCTGTCTCTGGGCAGAAGCGAGTGGACATCGAGGTCCTTCCCCCGGAACTGCAGCCGGCCCTGACGTTTGCTCTTCCCGACCCCTCTCGATTCACCCTAGTGGATTTCCCGCTTCATCTTCCCTTGGAACTTCTGGGTGTGGACGCTTGTCTTCAGGTGCTAACTTGCATCCTGTTGGAGCATAAG GTGGTGCTTCAGTCCCGAGACTACAATGCTCTCTCCATGTCTGTGATGGCGTTTGTGGCAATGATCTACCCCCTGGAGTACATGTTCCCAGTCATTCCACTGCTGCCCACCTGCATGGCGTCGGCAGAGCAG CTACTCTTGGCTCCAACCCCATACATCATTGGAGTTCCTGCCAGCTTCTTCCTCTACAAACTAGACTTCAAAATGCCCGATGACGTGTGGCTAGTGGATCTGGACAGTAATAGG GTGATTGCCCCCACCAATGCGGAAGTGCTACCCATCCTGCCAGAACCAGAATCAATAGAGCTgaaaaaacacttaaagcag GCCCTGGCTAGCATGAGTCTCAACACCCAGCCCATCCTTAATCTGGAGAAATTCCATGAGGGCCAGGAGATCCCGCTTCTCTTGGGAAGGCCTTCTAGTGACCTTCAGTCCACGCCTTCAACGGAATTCAATCCACTCATTTATGGCAATGATGTCGATTCAGTCGATGTTGCAACGAG AGTGGCCATGGTACGTTTCTTCAACTCTGCTAACGTGCTGCAGGGCTTTCAGATGCACACACGTACCCTTCGACTCTTTCCCCGGCCTGTGGTCGCTTTCCAAGCTGGCTCCTTTCTGGCCTCACGTCCCCGGCAGACTCCCTTTGCTGAGAAACTGGCCAGGACTCAAGCTGTGGAGTACTTTGGAGAATGGACCCTGAACCCCACTAACTATGCCTTTCAGCGGATTCACAACA ATATGTTTGATCCAGCTCTTATTGGAGACAAGCCAAAGTGGTATGCTCACCAGCTGCAGCCCATCCGTTATCGAGTCTATGATGGCAATTCTCAGCTGGCTGAGGCCCTGAGTGTGCCCCCCGAGCATGATTCTGAATCTGACCCCACTGATGACAG TGGCAGCGATAGCATGGAGTATGATGACTCAAGCTCTTcttactcctcccttggggactTTGTCAGTGAAATGATGAAATGTGACATCAACGGTGATACTCCCA ATGTGGACCCTCTGACACATGCAGCCCTTGGAGATGCCAGTGAGGTGGAGATTGATGAGCTGCAGAcccagaaggagggagaggagcctGGTCCAGACAGCGAGAACTCTCAGGAAAATCCTCCGCTGCGCTCCAGCTCCAGCACCACTGCCAGCAGCAGCCCAAGCACAGTCATCCACGGTGCCCACTCT GAACCTGCTGAGTCTACAGAAATGGATGATAAGGCAGCACCAGGCAGctccaagcccctccctcccGTGCCTCCCAGCATTTGCAGATCTACTGTGGACAGGAGACAGACTGAGACTGGAGAGGGGTCAGTGTGCCAGCGAACCTATGACAATCCACACTTCGAGCCACAATATGGCTCGCCCCCTGAGGAAGATGATGATGAGCAGGGGGAAAGCTACACTCCCCGATTCAGCCAACATGTCAGTGGCCATCG GGCTCAAAAGCTGCTGCGGCCCAACAGCTTGAAACTGGCAAGTGACTCAGACGCAGAGTCAGACTCCCGAGCAAGCTCTCCCAACTCCACTGTCTCCAACACCAGCACCGAGGGCTTTGGGGGCATCATGTCTTTTGCTA GCAGCCTGTATCGGAACCACAGTACGAGCTTCAGTCTTTCAAACCTCGCACTGCCCACCAAAGGAGCCCGAGAGAAGAGTACACCGTTCCCCAGTCTGAAAG TATTTGGGCTAAATACTCTAATGGAGATTGTTACTGAAGCCGGCCCTGGGAGTGGTGAAG GAAACAGGAGGGCCTTGGTGGACCAGAAGTCATCTGTCATTAAACACAGCCCAACCGTCAAAAGAGAACCTCCGTCCCCTCAGGGCCGGTCCAGCAATTCTAG CGAGAACCAGCAGTTCCTGAAGGAAGTGGTACACAGTGTGCTGGATGGCCAGGGAGTAGGCTGGCTCAATATGAAGAAAGTACGCCGGCTGCTGGAGAGTGAGCAGCTTCGGGTCTTCGTACTGAGCAAGCTGAACCGCGCAGTGCAGTCCGAGGACGACGCCCGGCAGGATGTCATCCAAGACGTG GAGATCAGTCGGAAGGTGTACAAGGGGATGCTAGACCTCCTGAAGTGCACAGTCCTCAGCCTCGAGCAGTCCTATGCCCACGCAGGTCTGGGCGGCATGGCCAGCATCTTTGCACTTTTGGAGATTGCCCAGACCCACTACTATAGTAAAG AACCAGACAAGCGGAAGAGAAGTCCAACAGAGAATGTAAATACCCCAGTTGGCAAAGATCCTGGTCTGGCTGGGCGGGGGGACCCAAAGGCTATGGCCCAGCTAAGGGTCCCTCAGCTGGGTCCTCGGGCACCAAGTGCTACAGGAAAGGGTCCTAAAGAACTGGATACCAGAAGCTTAAAGGAAGAGAATTTTGTAGCATCGGTTG AATTGTGGAACAAGCACCAGGAAGTGAAAAAGCAAAAGGCTTTGGAAAAACAGA GGCAAGAGGTGATCAAGCCTGCCTTTGACCTTGGTGAGACAGAAGAGAAAAGGTCCCAGGTCAGCGCAGACAGCGGTGTGAGCCtgacctctgcttcccag AGGACTGATCCAGACTCTGTCATCAGTGTGAGTCCAGCTGTTATGATCCGCAGCTCCAGTCAGGATTCTGAAGTTAGCACCGTG gtgagTAATAGTTCTGGAGAGACGCTCGGAGCAGACAGCGACCTGAGCAGCACGGCAGGTGACGGGCCAGGAGGAGAAGGCAGTGCCCACTTGGCGAGTTCTCGAGCCACTCTGTCTGATAGCGAAATCGAAACCAATTCCGCCACAAGCACCATCTTT GGTAAAGCTCATAGCTTGAAGCCAAAGGAGAAGCTGGCAGGCAGTCCAGTCCGCTCTTCCGAAGACGTAAGCCAGCGAGTCTATCTCTACGAGGGACTGCTAG GAAGGGACAAAGGATCGATGTGGGACCAGTTAGAGGATGCTGCTATGGAGACCTTTTCTATAA GCAAAGAGCGTTCTACTTTATGGGACCAAATGCAGTTCTGGGAAGATGCATTCTTAGATGCTGTGATGTTGGAAAGAGAAGGGATGGGTATGGACCAGGGTCCTCAGGAAATGATTGACAG GTACCTGTCCCTAGGAGAGCATGACCGGAAGCGCCTGGAGGATGATGAAGACCGCTTGCTGGCCACACTGTTACACAACCTCATCTCCTATATGCTCCTGATGAAG GTGAACAAGAACGACATCAGGAAGAAAGTACGGCGCCTAATGGGAAAGTCCCACATTGGGCTGGTATACAGCCAACAAATCAATGAGGTGCTTGATCAGCTGACGAACCTG AACGGGCGTGACCTCTCTATCCGCTCCAGCGGCAGCCGGCACATGAAGAAGCAGACATTTGTTGTGCATGCGGGGACGGACACAAATGGAGATATCTTTTTCATGGAA GTGTGTGATGACTGTGTGGTGTTACGCAGTAACATTGGGACTGTGTATGAGCGCTGGTGGTATGAGAAGCTCATCAACATGACCTACTGTCCCAAGACCAAGGTCTTGTGTTTGTGGCGTAGGAACGGCTCTGAGACCCAGCTCAACAAGTTCTATACCAAGAAG TGTCGAGAGCTGTACTACTGCGTGAAGGACAGCATGGAGCGGGCCGCTGCCAGACAACAGAGCATCAAGCCCG GACCTGAACTAGGTGGTGAGTTCCCTGTGCAGGACATGAAGACTGGAGAGGGTGGCTTGCTCCAAGTCACCCTGGAAGGGATCAATCTCAAGTTCATGCACAACCAG TTCCTGAAATTAAAGAAGTGGTGA